In Plasmodium gaboni strain SY75 chromosome 14, whole genome shotgun sequence, one genomic interval encodes:
- a CDS encoding hypothetical protein (conserved Plasmodium protein, unknown function): MIEEENNTVHMEELERLVKNLPNQFNEKSSKCNNNLTSNISQEFYDEKKKAVTDILNKEKKKAYDDIENIKNYVLKNINIINEKNEGIRKQTDILNNERKQNLTCIINLENKIEIIKRMIM, from the exons atgatagaagaagaaaataatacaGTACACATGG AAGAACTAGAAAGATTAGTTAAAAATTTACCTAACCAATTTAACGAAAAATCGTCAAAATGTAATAACAATTTGACTTCAAATATTTCTCAAGAATTTTATgatgaaaagaaaaaagcAGTTACtgatattttaaataaggaaaaaaagaaagcctatgatgatattgaaaatataaagaattatgttcttaaaaatataaatataataaatgaaaaaaatgaaggCATAAGAAAACAAACCGATATCTTAAATAATGAGAGAAAACAAAATTTAACTTGTATTATTAACTtggaaaataaaattgaaattattaaaagaatgataatgtaa
- a CDS encoding hypothetical protein (conserved Plasmodium protein, unknown function), with the protein MNDIMCEDNKIQCKNIVSIYTIRMYLNGFIIGYIFRHDIYNKYYKHKKSNIFFHYIKQNILNVHNNLYLKNLLYIPKGHTFQTYISKRLNCNKNRHLVGGTTNASRLYNWKKNLQVSNFVGFRLSFWTCFCTYSCWQLNNILENNILSPIISGFVASTFSKGIFRESKRSLIPCWMGCTLSYIIFT; encoded by the exons atgaatgaTATTATGTgtgaagataataaaatacaatGTAAGAATATAGTTTCAATTTATACTATTCGTATGTATTTAAATGGTTTTATAATTGGTTATATTTTTCGACatgatatttataataaatattataagcATAAGAAAAGTAATATCTTctttcattatataaagcaaaatattttaaatgtccataataatttatacCTAAAAAATTTATTGTATATACCTAAGGGTCATACTTTTCAAACATATATAAGTAAAAGATTAAATTGTAATAAAAACCGTCATTTAGTTGGTGGTACTACAAATGCTTCTAGGTTATACAACTGGAAGAAAAATTTGCAAGTATCAAATTTTGTGGGTTTCAGATTATCCTTTTGGACAT GTTTTTGTACATATAGCTGTTGGCAATTAAATAACATTTTGGAgaacaatatattatccCCTATTATATCAGGTTTTGTGGCATCAACATTTAG TAAGGGTATATTTAGGGAATCCAAAAGAAGTCTTATACCTTGTTGGATGGGTTGTACGTTAAG ctatattattttcacgtaa
- a CDS encoding fructose-bisphosphate aldolase, with protein MAHCTEYMNAPKKLPADVAEELATTAQKLVQAGKGILAADESTQTIKKRFDNIKLENTIENRASYRDLLFGTKGLGKFISGAILFEETLFQKNEAGVPMVNLLHNENIIPGIKVDKGLVNIPCTDEEKSTQGLDGLAERCKEYYKAGARFAKWRTVLVIDTAKGKPTDLSIQETAWGLARYASICQQNRLVPIVEPEILADGPHTIEVCAVVTQKVLSCVFKALQEQGVLLEGALLKPNMVTAGYECTAKTTTQDVGFLTVRTLRRTVPPALPGVVFLSGGQSEEEASVNLNSINALGPHPWALTFSYGRALQASVLNTWQGKKENVAKAREVLLQRAEANSLATYGKYKGGAGGENAGASLYEKKYVY; from the exons atg GCTCACTGCACTGAATATATGAATGCCCCAAAAAAATTACCAGCAGATGTTGCCGAAGAATTAGCAACAACCGCCCAAAAGCTTGTTCAAGCAGGAAAGGGAATTTTAGCTGCTGATGAATCAACACAAACCATTAAGAAAAGATTCGATAACATCAAATTAGAGAACACAATTGAAAACAGAGCTAGCTACAGAGATTTATTATTTGGAACTAAAGGATTAGGAAAATTTATTTCAGGAGCAATTTTATTTGAAGAAACATTATTTCAAAAGAATGAAGCAGGTGTACCAATGGTTAATTTATTACAcaatgaaaatattattccAGGTATTAAAGTCGATAAAGGTTTAGTTAACATTCCATGTACCGATGAAGAAAAATCAACTCAAGGTTTAGATGGATTAGCAGAAAGATGcaaagaatattataaagCTGGTGCAAGATTTGCTAAATGGAGAACAGTTTTAGTTATTGATACAGCCAAAGGAAAACCAACTGACTTATCAATTCAAGAAACTGCATGGGGATTAGCTAGATATGCATCTATCTGTCAGCAAAATAGATTAGTTCCAATTGTTGAACCTGAAATTTTAGCTGATGGACCACACACAATTGAAGTTTGTGCAGTTGTAACACAAAAAGTTTTATCATGTGTATTTAAAGCTTTACAAGAACAAGGTGTATTATTAGAAGGTGCATTGTTAAAACCAAACATGGTCACTGCTGGTTATGAATGTACTGCTAAAACCACTACTCAAGATGTTGGTTTCTTAACTGTCAGAACCTTAAGGAGAACTGTACCACCAGCTTTACCAGGTGTTGTATTTTTATCTGGAGGACAATCTGAAGAAGAAGCTTCTGTCAATTTAAATTCAATCAACGCTTTGGGTCCACACCCATGGGCTTTAACCTTCTCATACGGTAGAGCCTTACAAGCTTCAGTATTGAACACATGGCAAGGAAAGAAAGAAAATGTTGCAAAGGCAAGAGAAGTTTTATTACAAAGAGCTGAAGCCAACTCATTAGCAACTTATGGTAAATACAAAGGAGGTGCAGGTGGTGAAAATGCAGGTGCTTCATTATATGAAAAGAAGTATGTTTATTAA
- a CDS encoding hypothetical protein (conserved Plasmodium protein, unknown function) — translation MIKLINGIFLRSKYYYKNYGKVNYSSLQLFQKNVNKYTDIIKMFTVNKNEENMKCSFDNKNIYYMPLCNSFIYNKEKDASLYIKKIKNRNNDNNKNDNNSYDDHKSIQNYCNDKNVNMKNEKVLLFSWLKTVRKKQYYNIIGKIGIKKKNAGMYWSFYVNKRKKIRKKRRTI, via the coding sequence atgattaaattaataaatggcatttttttaagaagcaaatattattataaaaactATGGAAAGGTTAATTATAGTTCTTTACAGTTATTTCAAAAgaatgtaaataaatatacagatataataaaaatgtttacagtaaataaaaatgaagaaaatatgaaatgctcatttgataataagaatatatattatatgcCTTTATGTAActcttttatatataataaagaaaaggATGCTTCTTtatacattaaaaaaataaaaaatagaaataatgataataataaaaatgataataattcttatGATGATCACAAATCTATACAAAATTATTGTAATGACAAAAATGttaatatgaaaaatgaGAAGGTCCTTTTATTTAGTTGGTTAAAAACTGTTAGGAAAAAACAATACTATAATATAATTGGCAAGATTggaattaaaaaaaaaaatgctGGAATGTATTGGAGTTTTTATGtaaacaaaagaaaaaaaataagaaaaaaaaggagAACCATATGA
- a CDS encoding hypothetical protein (conserved Plasmodium protein, unknown function) yields the protein MDIVWDKDTVHKFYNYLYDVMNYEKCVELERNIRIETGTEDKLNLKNCLCYSERNCSDECNKINISSYKFKKDEDDILGEIIDNEKEKENIENNICLITQKAFSIYTNVIKKAKLEGTCNINLETDNFIRRDVFRLVFHKYILQNTRNKIKQIQCKDTKNIVSLANPLHIKDVELNKINSDTIANLMNNYIGVQKNFLGKHYMNLIYNELIFIEYNNQFNEFNTEYKNIRTDLFCWAYITSLDREKQKGLYKLLKELSYVPYELNKKANLSLQLSTLFQFLYFSPNHSFLKNHSDGGYDNLDNGKKITCIYIPSEYEHNQVLIKIYKNINTNENNQLKNETKIKNIYNNISSNSDNNIPIQVIKAEGDSLILLQTRNVSYEVSISKEKFFMINLWIPGPVSVDKHM from the coding sequence atgGATATTGTATGGGATAAGGATACAGTTCATAAATTTTacaattatttatatgatgttatgaattatgaaaaatgtGTAGAACTTGAAAGAAATATAAGGATAGAGACAGGAACAGAGGATAAGCTAAATTTAAAGAATTGTTTATGTTATAGTGAGAGGAACTGTTCAGACGaatgtaataaaataaatattagtagttataaatttaaaaaagatgaaGATGATATATTAGGAGAAATAATAGATAATGAAAaggaaaaagaaaatatcgaaaataatatttgtttaataACACAAAAAGcattttctatatatacTAATGTTATTAAGAAAGCAAAATTGGAAGGTAcatgtaatataaatttagaaactgataattttataagaaGAGATGTATTTAGATTAGTATTccataaatatattttacaaaatactagaaataaaattaaacaAATTCAGTGTAAAgatacaaaaaatattgtttCCTTAGCAAATCCTTTACATATAAAAGATGTggaattaaataaaataaatagtGACACTATAGCAAATCTaatgaataattatataggtgtacaaaaaaattttcttgGGAAACATTATATGaatcttatatataatgaattaatatttatagaatataataatcaatttaatgaatttaatacagaatataaaaatatacgTACAGATTTATTTTGTTGGGCTTATATTACAAGTCTAGATAGAGAAAAACAAAAGGGcttatataaattattaaaagaattatcatatgtaccatatgaattaaataaaaaagcAAACTTATCATTACAATTATCTACCTTATTtcaatttttatatttctcaCCTAATCATTCCTTTCTAAAAAATCATTCAGATGGTGGTTATGATAATTTAGAtaatggaaaaaaaatcaCTTGCATTTATATACCTTCAGAATATGAACATAATCAAgtattaattaaaatatataaaaatataaatactaatgaaaataatcaattaaaaaacgaaactaaaataaaaaatatatataataatatttcatcAAATTCggataataatataccGATACAAGTTATAAAAGCTGAAGGTGATTCTCTAATTTTATTACAAACAAGAAATGTTTCTTATGAAGTTTCAATAAGTAAAGAAAAGTTTTTTATGATCAACTTATGGATACCTGGTCCTGTTTCGGTAGACAAACatatgtaa
- a CDS encoding putative histidine--tRNA ligase, giving the protein MSISIYKSKIFNSKDIVDISIHEKKLKVEPSSFKDCFYRLNDKRINIEELENKIEYQLTNNEINNSYNNNSIKKEYIVEKDQNDGKCNKKKTNAIDLSLDNNLNYNMHLTYKNLEEIKCLYFFFLINILRFKNNLDLNVIRSICTHINNISNNDKNKNQKNIPIHNIKEHSLYSLTLKDFFLSVLKNCGKNEYNLNDFNRSIHIVIEQSSVIFLNTYKIVSSCKYLTCCFANLLEVFNLNYDILFMNSFNNNINNSNIKSINNIVSNLKWMLHDSKIEKNSTLSKNFSSNILLYVYTQSKLIDECEYFMNVINQNFKNSIESFTYEYNEEMKSIHTYINILCNNMNQTFYIYLNNLLNMCKNIMPLYVEKLNEFLLSEEKIINHNENFKTPPVDGIILVHTEKHENENKGDIKSNLVKIYEKNILDKIEFMFKQINEQIQKSNLPNYDIICNKKEENDNNHKNEYTYFNNNSPVDVLKKLNCVFINISHLITDIILHLNILNDIRAYNKAIAQHMKQKKVSSCVHNVGVGCNEFKNFLYSFLSSENSLLLNESYINKEKKLVTSHFYDFLEKYFSPYKYEEELNEILLPKNINFNLKTAKGCKDFTGEDMQLRNIFFEYIKKKFLLHGAVEIDTPIFELKETLMNKYGEDSKLIFDLKDQGGESLSLRYDLTVPLYRFINTNNISHLKRFHIGKVYRRDEPSMNRGRFREFYQCDFDIVGKFDTLRTDFHILYIFWDILYNLRNVLGNFKCKLNHRKILEYMLLSCNIHKDKVKTVSSSIDKLDKITFQQFRDELLNDKGIHIEAIDKIEQYISKTLSLSPFLVIEFLRNDLNESTLNEEYKLQVQNCINHLEQIFDLLKHFNMLNQFSFDLSLARGLDYYTGIIFEFVLLSETNVGSVAAGGRYDFLIRNKRREYLPSVGASIGIERIITIAEEYIRKKNLFCKTKDETTNKDNKSNQNDENDKNDKNDKNDKNDKNKKKQNISNKEIKPNKAKSNSNNNNNNSNNNENSNKLNMKDSAVDVLVCNIKKDCFKEIVELCTKLWANDISTEFIYVKDQKIQKQLVYALEKQIPLVLIIGDEIEQGIVKLREITLDKEKSTGEKEININDCIQEIKKYFTHNFKWKQNITNMLFEIKQ; this is encoded by the coding sequence ATGAGTATAAGTATttataaaagtaaaatatttaatagCAAGGATATTGTGGATATTAGCATACATGAAAAAAAGCTGAAAGTAGAGCCTTCAAGCTTTAAAGATTGTTTTTATAgattaaatgataaaagaataaatattgaagaattagaaaataaaatagaatatcaattaacaaataatgaaattaataacagttataataataatagtatcAAGAAAGAATATATTGTTGAAAAAGATCAGAATGATGGgaaatgtaataaaaaaaaaacaaatgCTATTGATTTAAGTTTGgataataatttgaattataatatgcatttaacatataaaaatttagaagaaataaaatgtttgtattttttctttttaattaatattttaagatttaaaaataatttagaTTTAAATGTTATTCGAAGTATATGTActcatattaataatatttcaaataatGACAAGAATAAgaatcaaaaaaatattcctattcataatattaaagaaCATTCTTTGTATAGTTTAACTTTAAAAgatttttttctttcagTTTTAAAAAACTGTGGTAAGaatgaatataatttgAATGATTTTAATAGATCTATACATATCGTTATTGAACAGAGTAGTGtcatttttttgaataCTTATAAAATTGTTTCTTCTTGTAAATATTTAACCTGTTGTTTTGCTAATCTTTTAGAagtttttaatttaaattatgatattttatttatgaattcttttaataataatataaataatagtaatatcAAATCTATTAATAACATCGTTTCAAATTTAAAATGGATGTTACATGATTcaaaaattgaaaaaaattcCACCCTGTCAAAAAATTTCAGTTCGAACATTTtgttatatgtatatacaCAAAGTAAATTAATCGACGAATgtgaatattttatgaatgtcattaatcaaaattttaaaaattctATTGAATCCTTTACTTATGAATATAACGAAGAAATGAAATCTATTCATActtatattaatattttatgtaataatatgaatcaaacattttatatatatttaaataatttattaaacaTGTGTAAAAATATCATGCCATTGTATgtagaaaaattaaatgaatttttgttatctgaagaaaaaattattaatcataatgaaaattttaaaaCCCCCCCAGTTGATGGAATTATATTAGTACATACCGAAAAACATGAGAATGAAAATAAAGGTGACATTAAATCTAATCTTGTAAAGATATatgaaaagaatatattagaTAAAATTGAATTCATGtttaaacaaataaatgaaCAGATACAAAAGAGTAACCTTCCtaattatgatataatatgtaataaaaaagaagaaaatgataacaatcataaaaatgaatatacatattttaataataatagtcCTGTTGATGtgttaaaaaaattgaattgtgtatttataaatattagTCATCTTATTACAGATATTATTTTACATcttaatattttgaatGATATACGAGCATATAATAAGGCCATTGCTCAACATATGAAGCAGAAAAAAGTATCTAGTTGTGTACATAATGTAGGTGTAGGTTGTAAcgaatttaaaaatttcttatattcatttttatcaagTGAAAATagtttattattaaatgaatcatatataaataaagagAAAAAACTTGTTACTTCacatttttatgattttcttgaaaaatatttttcaccatataaatatgaagaaGAATTGAATGAGATATTATTACCAAAAAATATcaattttaatttaaaaacaGCTAAAGGATGTAAAGATTTTACAGGAGAAGATATGCAATTGaggaatatattttttgaatatattaaaaaaaaattcttatTGCATGGAGCTGTTGAAATTGATACTCCTATATTTGAATTAAAAGAAACTttaatgaataaatatgGTGAAGATTCCAAACTAATATTTGATTTAAAAGATCAAGGAGGAGAAAGTTTATCATTAAGATATGATTTAACTGTACCATTATATCGatttattaatacaaataatattagtCATTTGAAAAGATTTCATATAGGAAAGGTTTATAGAAGAGATGAACCAAGTATGAATAGAGGACGATTTAGAGAATTTTATCAATGTGATTTTGATATAGTTGGAAAATTTGATACACTACGTACAgattttcatatattatatattttttgggatatcttatataatttaaGAAATGTTCTTGGTAATTTTAAATGTAAATTAAATcatagaaaaatattagaatatatgttattatcATGTAATATACATAAAGATAAGGTAAAAACTGTATCTAGTAGTATAGACAAATTAGATAAGATAACATTTCAACAATTTAGAgatgaattattaaatgacAAAGGAATACATATAGAAGCAATAGATAAAATTGAACAATATATATCCAAAACATTAAGTTTATCACCATTTCTTGTTATTGAATTTTTAAGAAATGATTTAAATGAATCAACAttaaatgaagaatataaattacAAGTACAAAATTGTATAAACCATTTAGAACAAATATTTGATTTGCTtaaacattttaatatgCTTAATCAATTTTCTTTTGATTTATCATTAGCAAGAGGATTAGATTATTATACAGGAATCATATTTGAATTTGTTCTTCTTTCTGAAACAAATGTAGGTAGTGTAGCTGCAGGGGGCAGATATGATTTtttaataagaaataaGAGAAGAGAATATCTCCCATCTGTTGGTGCTTCTATAGGTATAGAGCGTATAATAACAATTGCTGAAGAATATATCagaaagaaaaatttattttgtaaaacAAAAGATGAAACCAcaaataaagataataaaagtaatcaaaatgatgaaaatgataaaaatgataaaaatgataaaaatgataaaaatgataaaaataagaagaaacaaaatatatctaataaagaaataaaacCAAATAAAGCCAAGAGCAACAgcaacaataataataataatagtaataacAATGAGAATAgtaataaattaaatatgaaaGATAGTGCTGTTGATGTTCTCGTATGCAATATTAAAAAGGATTGCTTCAAAGAAATTGTTGAGTTATGTACTAAACTATGGGCAAATGATATTTCAACAGAATTTATCTATGTGAAAGATCAGAAAATACAAAAACAATTAGTATATGCTCTTGAAAAACAAATACCACTTGTTCTTATTATAGGAGATGAAATTGAACAAGGTATTGTCAAGTTAAGAGAAATCACATTAGATAAAGAGAAATCAACTGgagaaaaagaaattaatataaatgattGTATTCAagaaataaagaaatattttacacACAACTTCAAATGGAAACAGAATATTACGAATATGTTATTTGAAATAAAGCAATag
- a CDS encoding putative RNA helicase — MKQTSNMNFKPLKIKPSLLKALKKEGLISIEEAEGNNVKILSSDNLNSHNISYKNKYNNVSKSVERKKELSLKRKKGSTKNETQNVKDLDCISREEKKIKIEDSLKNDEKEILDINNSNEKIIHNNNNNNVEKRKRKRKRNKKKKNINSNMQINTTDSNLQNEEEKEKSIENVNISNINTNSNENSNKKKKELFNIERIIKNEEELEKNNNNNIKYKIHCKNWNNSGKIYILHSVMKSLYDNGFLKPTEIQSKTLEKSINDKNDIVVISKTGTGKTLTFCLPILNNILINKLKEYKKKLKNIQKFRCLILVPTRELALQILKHFNYINKYINLFISTIIGGLNLNKQKRILMKKPEILICTPGRLKYFLQLENPIKYIYEMKNIRYLACDEIDKMIEISFMKDISYIAKHIYKSVGDKKKKLIQTFLLSATLSLTVQLQNDNMTKLLNSIIIRKDKSFIINLSNEQNLYNDNSNILPDLLSLYIVKLNEKDIVCKLFYLIKSYFTYDTNDNINNNNNNNNNNNGDDNNDDDNYTNKLEPHQNEEINKIIIFVNTIKRAKQLNNIFKHLFLDNNLESSIPKKYRSNLYIKNKINIYSIHSKQKLKERLQNINKFSQQNQKAILFCTDVLSRGIDLDKCDLIVQLNCPISDITFVHRSGRTARNFKKGKCICFITETEIYKWKTSLEKVGINIQDLQELDHLKSINEDEYTKINRAIECANKMIEFQDKLIIKKKDSLLKKLAREAELDDEDEEEEEKRRRNNNYSDFENEYEHLNNQTIYKNILHLKKELYNTLYKQ, encoded by the exons atgaaacaaACTAGTAACATGAATTTTAAGCCTCTTAAAATAAAACCTTCTCTACTTAAAGC GTTGAAGAAGGAAGGGCTAATTTCTATTGAAGAGGCAGAAGGAAACAACGTAAAAATTTTGAGCTCtgataatttaaatagtcataatatatcttataaaaataaatataataatgtttCAAAAAGTGTCGAACGTAAAAAGGAGTTATCTctaaaaagaaaaaaaggTTCCACAAAAAATGAGACACAAAATGTAAAAGATTTGGATTGTATTTCTCGAGAGgagaagaaaataaaaattgaGGATTCCTTAAAGAATGATGAGAAAGAAATTTtggatataaataattcaaatgAGAAGAtaattcataataataataataataatgtagaaaaacgaaaaaggaaaagaaagcgaaataaaaagaaaaaaaatataaatagtaATATGCAAATAAACACAACAGATAGTAATTTGCAAAAcgaagaagaaaaagagAAATCAATTGAGaatgtaaatatatctaatattaatacaaataGTAACGaaaattcaaataaaaaaaaaaaggaattatttaatattgaaagaattattaaaaatgaagaagaattagaaaaaaataataataataatataaaatataaaatacattGTAAAAACTGGAATAACAGTGgtaaaatttatattttacataGTGTTATGAAATCATTATATGATAATGGTTTTTTAAAACCTACAGAAATACAATCAAAAACATTAGAAAAATCGattaatgataaaaatgatattgTTGTTATTTCTAAAACAGGTACAGGTAAAACATTAACATTTTGTTTACctatattaaataatattcttataaataaattaaaagaatataaaaagaaattaaagaatatacaaaaatttCGATGTCTTATATTAGTTCCAACAAGAGAATTAGCattacaaatattaaaacattttaattatataaataaatatattaatttattcaTTTCTACAATTATTGGAGgtttaaatttaaataaacaGAAAAGAATTCTTATGAAAAAACCAGAAATACTTATATGTACCCCTGGAAgattaaaatattttttacaattAGAAAATccaataaaatatatatatgaaatgaaaaatataaggTATCTTGCTTGTGATGAAATTGATAAAATGATTGAAATATCATTTATGAAAGATATCAGTTATATAGctaaacatatttataaatcCGTTGgagataaaaaaaaaaaattaattcaaacatttttattatccGCTACATTAAGTTTGACAGTTCAATtacaaaatgataatatgacaaaattattaaattctATAATTATACGTAAAGATaaatcatttattattaatttatcgaatgaacaaaatttatataatgataattcaaatatattaccTGATTTgttatctttatatatagttaaattgaatgaaaaagatattgtatgtaaattattttatttgatcAAATCATACTTTACTTATGAtacaaatgataatattaataataataataataataataataataataatggtgatgataataatgatgatgataattataCCAATAAATTGGAACCACATCAAAATGAGGAgataaacaaaattattatttttgttaataCCATCAAACGTGCAAAacaattaaataatatttttaaacaCTTATTTCtagataataatttagAATCATCCATACCAAAAAAGTATAGATctaatttatatataaaaaataaaattaatatatatagtatacattctaaacaaaaattaaaagaaagacttcaaaatataaataaattctCACAACAAAATCAAAAGGCAATTCTATTTTGTACTGATGTACTTAGTAGAGGAATAGATTTAGATAAGTGTGATTTAATAGTACAACTGAATTGTCCCATATCTGATATAACTTTTGTTCATCGTTCAGGCAGAACAGCTCgaaattttaaaaagg GAAAGTgtatttgttttattacCGAAAcagaaatatataaatggaAAACTTCACTCGAAAAGGTAGGAATTAATATACAAGACCTACAAGAATTAGATCATCTAAAAAGTATAAATGAAGAtgaatatacaaaaataaatagaGCTATTGAATGCGCAAATAAAATGATTGAATTTCAagataaattaattattaaaaaaaaagattcCTTACTAAAAAAGTTAGCTAGAGAAGCAGAACTtgatgatgaagatgaagaagaagaagaaaaaagaagGAGAAACAATAATTATTCAGACTTTGAAAATGAATACGaacatttaaataatcaaacaatatataaaaatatattgcacttaaaaaaagaattatacAATACATTATACAAGcaatga